The genomic interval taacttttcgaTCCCTCATCTGAGCTTACACCAACATTTTAATACCATTTGGCTTTCTCCAGGGGTAACTAAAAAGCTTTGCAGATGAGAAATCGATCCTCCAGGTGAGAAACACCAGTGATCACATGGACCCTGAGGGGCACTAAGGAGGGTGCCCAGAACTGCTAAGAGGTGATGCcacggtggggtgggggcagtacCTTGATTCCAGCACTTCGGCATTTGCCCACAGCATCTGGGACAGCAGCCCGTGGTGGGTCAATCATGGAGATGAGCCCCACGAAGCAGAGATTATCAACAGGGAAGTTCACATCGTCGGTGTCAAACTGGAAGCCTTCAGGAAACTGCTCATCTGGCAGCATCAAGTGGCAGAAAcctgcaggagggcagggagtCTGTGAGGACTTCCGGTGACCGAGGAAGCTGCAGGACACCAGCTTGTTGTGCAGCAGTTTGTTAGTTtggaaagcttttttaaaattctacttttatAACCAAATGAGTTTCACTGAACATTTATGAATGATACAGAGTCCTTGGAAACCACGCAATACAGACAGAATCCATCACCAAGCCTCAGAGGATGAGGCTCTGTTTAATGTGCAGAAATGGGAGTCTGAGCACCGTGGTTTcagtcccaaattgggaaaggagtaggtcaaggttgtatattgtcaacctgtttatttaacttacatgcagagtatatcatgagaaatgccgggctggaggaagcacaaactggaattaagattgctgggagaagtaccAATAAcgtcagatacacagatggcactgcccttatggcagaaagcgaagaggaactaaagagcctcttgatgagtgtgaaagaggaaagtggaaaaggtgacttaaaactcaacattcaaaaactaagatcatggcatccggtcccactacttcatgacaaatagatggggaaacaatggaaacagtgcaaacagtgacagactttacttctgggggctccaaaatcactgcagatggtgactgcagccatgaaattaaaacagccttgctccttggaagaaaagctatgacaaacctacacagcatattaaaaagcagagacattactgacaaaggtccatacagtcaaagctatgatttttccatcatgcacagatgtgagagctggactataaagaaggctgagtgccaaagaattgatgcttttgaactgtggtgttggagaagactcttgagagtcccctggacagcaaggagatcccaccagtccatccgaaaggaaatcagtgctaaatattcattggaagaactgacgctgaagctgaagctcgaatactttgactcactggaagagcctgatgctgggaaagacggaaggcgggaggagaaggggacgacagaggatgagatggttggatggcatgaccgactcgatggacaggagttagagcaagctccaggagttggtgatgggcagggaagcctagagtgctgcagtccatggggtcgcagagtcagacatgactgagcgattgaatggAAGTGAACTGAGACCCGCCCCGTCATTTACTTGGATTTTGGCACATCATGTGATTACttgtctctcctctcctctctggagAAAAAAACCAAGGCCATGGGTCTACTCACTGTTCATCTAACCAAAACATATACTGCTGAGCAGCTGTGTAGAAGAAAGAGGCCAAGCTTCGAGGATAAATGCAGATCAGACACACTCTGCCCAAGGGGTTCATCATCTAGTATTGTTGTTAATACAAGAATCGTGATACTTAAGACATTTCTTTCGATGTTGTGTGGAGGTTACAATGTCCTTTAAAGTGATATCAGGTGCTTTGTGGACTCATAGGAGAGACTGCTTCTACTGTGGGGTGGTGGAggtgcagaaacagaaaaaaaaacaaacccacactTAAGAATGACCTTTCAGTTGAATAGAGACCCAAGACACCTCAAGTTAGACTGAAGAGCAGGTAAGAACAAGAGTACGGGGACCAGGTAATCAGTTCTAAGTTACCCAACTAAGGAGAACAGAGGaattacattcatttttttatctGTACAAAAGATGACAGATGCTACTTTCCCTATGACACACTGGGTGAACGTGCTTCTTGTCCGCAGTGGCTGACACAGAACAGGTGGCATCCGAGGCTCCAAGTTCACCATTCACCTAATCTGTGAGCTGGTAACACAAGTGCCCAGGTAAATTCACAGCCATTCTATGGCAGCCGGGAAGCGGCTTTATCCTAGATACCCtaggaatgaatgaattttcATTTCATGAAGCTTACAGATCACGGACATAGCAACAAAAGCCAGACAACAACTCTCTTCCCCTCCTTTTCTGAGCAAACAGAACCGACCAGCATGAGACCAAAGGGCTAAGTCAGAATCAGAGGCAAACCGGCAGGATTTTGTTGCCCGGTGTCTGCAGTGTTTATGGTTTTCAAAACAAAGGGGGCAAATAAAGGGAAGTTAACGAGAAGCAGAGGTTAACACGGTAACTTGCAATTGTTTCCAGGACTATCAGCGTACCCAGCACACGTTCTCCCAGGCCACCCAGCTCCAGGTAGGCGTTCTGAAAGGCGTCCTTCAGCTCCTCGTCCAGGGGCTGCTCCTTGCCATGGATGAGGATGGAGCTGCAGCGATCCAGGATCCTCTCTGGAGCACCTTTCATCACCAGTAGGTGCCGGGGCTCACCTGCATTGGCATTCTTGTGGATGGATAACTGTAAAGAATGGTAAGCATGCAAACGTTAGACAGCTGGGCCTGACAGCCCAGggagggagttttttttttttcctgtggctgtgacatgtggcttgtgggatcttagttccctgactagggactgaacccaggcccttggcagtgaaagtacaTCCTAACCAGCGGACCACTAGGTAAGTTCCTAGTAATTGTTCTGAAAAGATACAAGATCCCTTATTTCTGAATTTAGTGTATTACACCCTGTAGCACACTTTGAATGCTACAGAGGAAACGAGTGTGGCAAGGTGCTCATGCATCCCTGATACATGTTCATGTACacaattttcccaaagaaaatccAGAACAGGGACTGGCAGACTCATGTGCACctgcagccctgcccagccctctcccccatccccacacCCACTCCAACCCACAAAGGAGAACTCCAAAGGGCCTGGACAACACGTTAGAAAGAAGAGGCTCCATTTATCCTACTAACGTtcaaataaattagaattttctaCACGGACACAGATGTCAAATTCAAGCACTCATAAAGAGTGTGACTAATTCGTTTTTAGAAAGCATTtaaacctggaaaatcccaaaagGGTGGAGGGATCTTTTTCTAGCCTATGTCGTTCCTTTCTGTGCTCCCTTGCAATGAGGCCCCAGATCCTCAGACCTGGTACTTGTTGGTGGAGTTGAACGGGATCTCGACGATCTTGGCATatctctctctcatctccttcaCAGAACCACAGCACACCTCAATGCACTTCAGGAGCGCAGACTCTGATGCATCACCTGCTACAGCCCGCTGTGAACAGATGTCTCCATTAGTCACCCTGAAAGCGCTTCGCCCTGTAGCACATCAGCACTACACTACCGAAACCCAGGAGAAAGCTTGGACTGTCTTCCCATCTGACAGAAGAGCGGAGGTGGGCGAGGAAGAGCACCATTCTGGGGTGTGACCACCCATCACAGTCCTTTATTCTCAAATTCCAAACTCTTCCTGGCCTGCCCTCCTCACCCTACCCAAACTGGTACAAGGTGTCACTGAGCCCTGGGGGAGGGATGACACACTCTTCCAACCCactccagactttttttttttttttaagcttccctGGGCCTGCTGAGAAGTCTCAAAGACAGTATTATTCCCAACCACCTATTTCTAGTTATGAATCAGAAAATACAGAGTGAGAATGTAAATAGTTATAGTCCCCTTCACAGCCCTGCAATTTAAGAAGAAAACGCCCTGGGTTCTCAGGATGGAGGGCAAATGGTCTGTGTCAAAGACTAAGCAGGACTTTACGCTCTAAACATAATTTAATTGTGCAGGATTATCTGGGCCTGAATGATGCGAACTGAAAGTTATTATTAGTTCCAACACTAATGTCATCAGCTCCCGTTTTAGTTGAAGCCCACACTTCAGGTATCACGCATTTTGTGCGCTATACACTGTGGCACATTTTGACACACTAAAAAGCACTTTCGGCTGCACTCAACTTCCACATAGAAGAGTATTTTACAACTGTGGCACACCAGACCACACGTGCAGATGGGCAAATGAATGCTCCCTTATAGATACAGGAGttctttttaataagaaatgTGGCCAGGTTTCGTAAGAAGCAGGAAGTGGGATCACTCTAATAAAAGGCAATTATCAAAGCAGAATAGGGCTGTAGGTCCCTCTTTTTTTTTGATAATGTCATTAACATAACATGGCCCCAGACCCCTGAAATAACTTAGAAACAGTAGCTCATGCTACCTTTCTGGAACTTTGAAATGAGAAAAGGTTGGATATTTATGAGTCCCCATGTTCAAAGCCTAGAAAGTTCCACTTTGAGGTAAAGAAAACGATGAAGCAGGCCATCTCAAGCTTTATCCCAAGATGAGCCAACATCCCCAAATCAACATCGATTCAATGCCAAGAAACTCCTTTAAAGAATAAAGGAGCCCCATCCTCAAAACAGAGGTCATCTCCGTTCCATCTGAGCCATATTCTCTTGGACAACACAGTTTCTACCCAGATCCACCACAGGCAGCTTCGGGGAGAGTGAGCCACCCCAAGGGGCTCCatgtagctcctctcggcctcaAGGGCCTTGTATAGCTCATGACCTTTCTGGGACCGAGTCTTTACTGGGTCACACCGTAATATCTTAGTCATTGCAAATTTCATGTGAATTCCAGGAGGCTGAGCTTAATTAGCTTATTTTTGCATCATTAGTAAGCAAGCTAAGAACAAATAAGATAAGAGAAATAGCTGggctattttaagaaaataaatggctTAAGGGATTGGCTGGAATCTGCTGTATCATAATTTGCAAATACGATTATCAGGTCACAAAAGTAGCCCTCACTGTCCACTAGGTGAGGTGATTAGCATATAAACTCAACAGGAGTCAAGCTGGGTTTTACTAGTTAGGTGGACAGCCTGCCCCTCACTCCCACTTTAGTCAGTTTTTCCCATACATTCCCCCTTTACTGATCTTTATGGACTACAGGGTACTGTAAGTACTTGGGGATCTACAGGCAATACAACTCAGGTTACACACAGCAAAGAGTTACATACCATTCCAAGTGTCTTACAACAGACAACGATTTTATAATACCCAAAGGTCACGTGCTTTTTAAAGCGAACCTTCAGGTGGTGGTTCCAGTGTGGCCTGTGCACAACCTGAAGGCAATCTTAACAGAGCTGCTGAGCATACCTTCAGGATAGGCAGGTTATCCTGGTTAGCCTGAAACACGGCCCTGTTACAAAGACCTGCAATTCTGGACAGAGCGAGCCAGGTGGCCGAAGTCTTGTCAAATGAAACACCTGGTAGAGGCAAAAAGAGACAAGAAGAAACTGCTTAGCTTTGTACTGAAGTCCCATAAAGATGTGAAATGGCACACCTCCTTTCCCCATAAACTAGTCAGGTTTCAGGCATTTTTCCAACCATGCTTGAATTGAcatgcaaaaaaccaaaacgaAACCCCCAAACCAGAAACATCGAAAACCCAAGACGTTCTACCAAACGATAAACTTCAGGCAGGGGAGGCTGAGCTGTGGGGGCGGGCCGGCCTTACCGCTCTGATTCTCTGTTGTGTCCGCCTCATGGATTTGGTTGTCGAACCACATGTGGGCCACTGTCATTCGGTTCTGGGTCAGAGTTCCAGTTTTGTCTGAGCAGATGGTGGACGTGGATCCCAAGGTCTCCACAGCCTCCAGGTTCTTCACTAAGCAGTTCTTCCTGGCCATGCGCTTGGCAGTCAGGGTCAGGCACACCTAAAGCATTGGGAAGAGATTATTAATACTTCAAATGGCCAGGCAGCCGTTCTATAGGAACTCTGGCTACCCCGGCCCCCATAGAAGTCTTTCTTAAAACTAAATCTCTCTAACCTTTCTCTGAAGTCAGAAGAAATAATAACGGTCACGTGTATATGGGGCTCCTTCCACCCCCTCCAAAAAGGCTattaagcaaagtgaaaacagtcagGATTTACCATATTCTGCTTTTCCCACTTAGCCCTAAGTCCTTCTCCTTTCTGGGCTACACTGTTCTGGATCATGTGATaattcaagggggaaaaaaaaaagtatgcttcTGGGTTACTATCTTCCACATAAAAATGTGCTGAGGTCTTCTCACTGTTTAACCCTATCCAGCTGGCTCCGAAGAAAACCCACATATAAAcacatgcaagaaaaaaaaaccaaaaaaccaagtCAGCAGCCCCCTAGGAGAGGGTAGTGGATGAACCTCACACTGAGGCAGGCCTTCAGAGTGGGCAAGCATCACCTTTCCCCAGCCTCTTACCGTGACGGTGGCCAGCAAACCCTCTGGCACGTTGGCTACAATGATGCCGATGAGGAAGATGACAGCCTCCAACCAGGTGTACTCAAGGATCAGAGAAAGGATGAAGAAAGACACGCCcaggaacacagccacacccgtGATGATGTGGATAAAATGTTCAATTTCCGCAGCGATGGGAGTCTGGCCCCCTTCCAGCCCAGAAGCCAGGGTGGCAATTCTGCCCATCACGGTTCGATCCCCGGTGTACACAACAATGCCACGTGCAGTGCCTTAAAAAAAGAGTACGGGGAATTGTACCCGATTTTATCAGTGGAGCTGCAGAATCTGCACAACTACACACCAGGgttgaaaaaagagaagaaacacccAGAATTTCAAGGGCCACATCTTTGGTGGTATATGCTGTTTGTTTTAAACTATATGGACTCTGGCAAAGGGATTTCACTCCATTAGCAGGACCATAGCTCCAAACCTTTCTTGAGCTTAGCGTTGCCAACACAAGAGGGACATGTGAGGCAGAGGAAACAGGGGAAAAGCAGCCACGAGGCTTACTGTGTCTTCCTGCCAGCATGTCAACTGCTTCTGCCATGTTTGACTGAAGTGGTCAAAAATGGGACccataaaacaaagagaaattgtGGCTGCGGGGTTATTTTTTTTGGTGATTGTCATTAAAGCCCAAGATAAATGCCACGCTGTGCTGAAGAGTGCTTCAAAATGGTCCTACCTTCAACACAGTTGGTTGAAAAAAAGGCAATGTTCCGTGTCTCTAGAGGATTTTCATTGGTGAAATCCGGAGACCTGGTCTGTGGCTCTGATTCTCCCGTGAGTGAGGAGTTATCCACCTGCCCGTGAATAAAGTCAAACATGTCACATGAGCAACACGAGCCTTCTCTGGGGCTGCGGGACCACTCCATTCCCTCTGCCCCAAGCACGGAGGCTGTTTAAACCTACCTTGCAGCCATTCGCGGAAATGATCCTGAGATCAGCAGGAATTCGATCCCCTCCTTTCACTTCCACCAGGTCTCCGACGACAACTTCTTCCGCATTTATGCTCATTTTTTCACCATTTCGAATCACAAGAGCTTGCTTTTGGAAGGGGAGACGTTTAACGCCATTCCATCAAGTAAAAATGGATACCACCGGGAAGGCAGTATCAAAATTACAAAACCAGCTGTAATCTCAACTATCTGCATTACAACCAAGATTTAGCTTTTTATTTATACCAAGTTAAGGAAAGCTTGCTCAGGTTACCTAAGAGGCAGTCTTCATGCTGCCACTGTGTGGTACGCTCAGAGGGGAGACACTCACTTTCCGGGGTATAAGAAAAACAGATGTGGTCTTGGGTCAAGGGAGGTGTCCCTCTCTCTCTGGAGGAGACACTGAATACTCGGAAGGCCGTAAGCTCACACTGGTTCACACTCTTGGTGCTGTCAAGTTACCAGATGGGGAAGGACAAAAAGCAGCAGGTACCTGAGGAACCATGTTTTTGAAGGACTCCATGATCTTGGAGCTTTTAGCTTCTTGATAGTAGGAGAAACACCCGGTTATGATGACGACGGCAGACAGCACCACACCAAGGTACAGCTAGAAAAGAACAGACGAGTTAGGGCAGCAGAGCTCTCGGTAAAGGACTGGGAACGGTCAGTTAACTTTCGACTGaataaaaaacacttaaaaagagagagagatcaaggcttcagaaatacaaaaCTCATGCCTTCATGCTTCTTCCTAGAGACAGTGTCCAAGAAAGTCAGAAATGGAGTCACACTGATACTGGTCACTAGCTTAGGGAAGTGTTCCAGATGAATCAGTTTCTCCTGCTTTGTTAAACGTATTTTCAAGACAACTTGTGACTTGAAGAATGGCTACCAAACATTTCTGGATGCGTGTAATGTTCCAATGTTAAGAACTATGCCCTCCACCAAGTGGCAACAGGACCTGCACAGGGTCTGAGCAGAGCTGCCCATTTAGGGCAGCAGCGTGCAGGGTAGATGCCCAGCTTGGAAGAACATCTCAACACagggcaggagacagagagagaacctGAAGTGAAGAAGGAAGACGTATGGGCCCTGAAGGCAATTGACGCTGATGTTACTTTCCCCAGAGTTTAAAACCATCAAGTAACCCGTAGCGACTGAAAATAAATAGATGGCAGATATTTACGCATACCTAACAATCCACACTAGGAACTATGGTACTCACATTATCATTTTGAGGTTCCTCTTCTGTAGCAGCTTGGATGCCATAGGCCAAGAAGCAAAGAACTGCTCCAATCCACAGTAACATTGAGAACCCCCCAAACAGCTGTCGACAGAACTTGAC from Budorcas taxicolor isolate Tak-1 chromosome 3, Takin1.1, whole genome shotgun sequence carries:
- the ATP1A1 gene encoding sodium/potassium-transporting ATPase subunit alpha-1 — translated: MGKGVGRDKYEPAAVSEHGDKKKAKKERDMDELKKEVSMDDHKLSLDELHRKYGTDLNRGLTTARAAEILARDGPNALTPPPTTPEWVKFCRQLFGGFSMLLWIGAVLCFLAYGIQAATEEEPQNDNLYLGVVLSAVVIITGCFSYYQEAKSSKIMESFKNMVPQQALVIRNGEKMSINAEEVVVGDLVEVKGGDRIPADLRIISANGCKVDNSSLTGESEPQTRSPDFTNENPLETRNIAFFSTNCVEGTARGIVVYTGDRTVMGRIATLASGLEGGQTPIAAEIEHFIHIITGVAVFLGVSFFILSLILEYTWLEAVIFLIGIIVANVPEGLLATVTVCLTLTAKRMARKNCLVKNLEAVETLGSTSTICSDKTGTLTQNRMTVAHMWFDNQIHEADTTENQSGVSFDKTSATWLALSRIAGLCNRAVFQANQDNLPILKRAVAGDASESALLKCIEVCCGSVKEMRERYAKIVEIPFNSTNKYQLSIHKNANAGEPRHLLVMKGAPERILDRCSSILIHGKEQPLDEELKDAFQNAYLELGGLGERVLGFCHLMLPDEQFPEGFQFDTDDVNFPVDNLCFVGLISMIDPPRAAVPDAVGKCRSAGIKVIMVTGDHPITAKAIAKGVGIISEGNETVEDIAARLNIPVSQVNPRDARACVVHGSDLKDMTPEQLDDILKYHTEIVFARTSPQQKLIIVEGCQRQGAIVAVTGDGVNDSPALKKADIGVAMGIAGSDVSKQAADMILLDDNFASIVTGVEEGRLIFDNLKKSIAYTLTSNIPEITPFLIFIIANIPLPLGTVTILCIDLGTDMVPAISLAYEQAESDIMKRQPRNPQTDKLVNERLISMAYGQIGMIQALGGFFTYFVIMAENGFLPNHLLGIRVTWDDRWINDVEDSYGQQWTYEQRKIVEFTCHTAFFVSIVVVQWADLVICKTRRNSVFQQGMKNKILIFGLFEETALAAFLSYCPGMGVALRMYPLKPTWWFCAFPYSLLIFVYDEVRKLIIRRRPGGWVEKETYY